One window of Pirellulales bacterium genomic DNA carries:
- a CDS encoding PEP-CTERM sorting domain-containing protein (PEP-CTERM proteins occur, often in large numbers, in the proteomes of bacteria that also encode an exosortase, a predicted intramembrane cysteine proteinase. The presence of a PEP-CTERM domain at a protein's C-terminus predicts cleavage within the sorting domain, followed by covalent anchoring to some some component of the (usually Gram-negative) cell surface. Many PEP-CTERM proteins exhibit an unusual sequence composition that includes large numbers of potential glycosylation sites. Expression of one such protein has been shown restore the ability of a bacterium to form floc, a type of biofilm.) codes for MSVGDLLLSAGSSGYVPVEITGDLTGANIASTSFEFRIATTGPTRLEFTNSLDPASDPTFTAANYVFAGNSFDQTFDLNNLGNATTTNVLNDTFIGGDATADGSNVLLTAISDKLLAFLPVTSVTSLPPVAGDIFTISLVPLANANPSGLDGNTGFADNGGVNAVYAPFTSTPGTVTIEQPSPVPEPGTFGLLLVGMTSLLWMKRKQG; via the coding sequence GTGTCGGTGGGCGACCTGCTGTTGTCCGCCGGTTCATCGGGCTATGTGCCTGTCGAGATCACCGGCGACCTCACGGGCGCCAATATCGCGAGCACTAGTTTCGAGTTTCGCATTGCGACGACCGGACCGACCAGATTGGAATTCACGAACTCGCTCGATCCCGCAAGCGATCCGACGTTCACCGCCGCCAACTACGTATTTGCCGGCAACAGCTTTGATCAAACCTTCGACCTTAATAATCTGGGCAACGCGACGACCACGAATGTTCTCAACGACACGTTCATTGGTGGCGATGCGACGGCTGACGGAAGCAACGTTCTGTTGACGGCCATCAGCGACAAGCTCTTGGCGTTTCTGCCGGTGACCAGCGTGACCTCGTTGCCGCCGGTTGCCGGCGATATCTTCACTATCAGCCTGGTTCCTCTCGCGAATGCTAACCCAAGCGGACTGGATGGGAATACCGGGTTTGCGGACAACGGTGGCGTTAACGCAGTCTATGCACCGTTCACCAGTACGCCCGGCACGGTGACGATCGAGCAGCCGTCGCCGGTGCCCGAGCCGGGCACGTTCGGCCTGCTGCTCGTTGGCATGACGAGCCTACTCTGGATGAAGCGGAAGCAAGGCTGA
- a CDS encoding class I SAM-dependent methyltransferase, which yields MPDHEPARGGTSPVIAGGRLYLRSNTRLHCYDVRLDRPPDVAPAYSVELPKLRHDAEREPAAGADREPRVPNGVYLPTPHDVVKRMLELAEVAKTDVVYDLGCGDGRTVIAAAKQYGCRALGYDIDAELVAIARQEAKKQGVEKLVTIERGDLFGVDLAKADVVTLYLLPEQNEKLVAQLKNMRPGSRIVAHQFPVHGLVPASSVEVKSEETGEQHTLYLYRGRTKSGP from the coding sequence GTGCCCGATCATGAACCGGCGCGCGGCGGCACGTCGCCCGTGATTGCCGGCGGCCGCCTGTATCTACGAAGCAACACGCGATTGCACTGCTATGACGTGCGTTTAGACCGTCCGCCCGACGTAGCGCCCGCTTACTCGGTTGAATTGCCGAAACTGCGGCACGACGCCGAGCGAGAGCCTGCCGCAGGCGCCGATCGGGAGCCTCGCGTGCCGAACGGCGTCTACCTGCCCACACCGCACGACGTCGTCAAGCGGATGCTCGAACTGGCCGAAGTGGCCAAAACGGACGTCGTCTACGACCTGGGCTGCGGCGACGGGCGGACCGTGATCGCCGCCGCCAAACAGTACGGCTGCCGCGCGCTGGGCTACGACATCGATGCCGAGCTGGTGGCCATCGCCCGCCAAGAGGCCAAAAAGCAAGGCGTCGAGAAGCTCGTGACGATCGAGCGAGGGGACTTGTTCGGCGTCGATCTGGCCAAGGCCGATGTGGTGACGCTCTACCTGTTGCCCGAGCAGAACGAGAAGCTTGTCGCCCAGTTGAAAAACATGCGGCCCGGCTCGCGCATCGTGGCGCATCAGTTCCCGGTTCACGGGCTTGTTCCGGCGAGCTCGGTGGAGGTGAAGTCGGAGGAAACCGGCGAGCAGCACACGCTCTATTTGTACCGCGGGAGAACCAAAAGCGGCCCGTGA